From Zea mays cultivar B73 chromosome 3, Zm-B73-REFERENCE-NAM-5.0, whole genome shotgun sequence:
GCACCTCAGCGAATACTACCGTCCCGGGCGCCACCAGCGTCCTGCTCCCGCGCTTCTGTCTGTCGTCGTCCACGGAGGGGCCCGCCACGACGCCGATGCTCCCCAGCCGAGGCAGAGCTTGTCGCGTCGGCGGGTCAGAACTGTCGCGGTCGAGCGGGAGAAGCTCCTTGGAGAGCAGCGTGGCGAGACGGTCGGCGCCGACCGCAACGTCGAGGCGCGCCTCCGTGCCAGAAACTACGACCCCGACCGCGAAGTCACCCGGCTTGGGGTCATAGCGCCGGCAGGTTCCGCTAGCAGAGTCCGCATCCTGTACTTGGCCGGCGTTGAGAAGGCGGACGAAGCCAGCGGAGAGTGCGTCGTCGAGGCGCTTGGAGTTGGCACAATTGACCGGCTGCGGTAGGCCTCGCCCTCGGGCCTGGGGCTGCGTCTGGCGAGGGGATGGGACCAGGGCTTTAGCGACGTGAAGGATGGGTTGCGGCTTCGGGACGAAAGGAAGGGCCGGCGCCGGCGTCGGCATTTCGTCGGTTGCGGGCGTTCCGGCCGGCCAAGGCGTGCAGTTACTTTATCCGAAACGATATTTCTTTTCTGTCGGAATGGGATATGAGTGGGCTGGGCCGAATGCAGGCAGGGTCGTCTGGTGCTACACTGCTACTCTTTCCACGACCCCATGGCAAAATAGCAAATTTCTCTCGATTGTGATATCAGCCCACATAGATATAACCGTTTGGGGAAAAGAATCGTGGGCTGTGACCTGTCGTCTTCGTCTCCGGCAGAGCAAAGCGGCGGCGAGGCGGGAGATATAGAGGAGAGACGAGAGCGGGATGGGGTACCTGTGGAGGGTGCGGCTGTCTTCATTTGCTGCCGGCGCGGCGACGGCTTCGGCGGCGGGGTTCTTCCTCCTCTACAAGGACCACCTGCTCGCCCGCGCTGCCATCATCAGCCAGGTGAGTTCCTCGCCTCCATCTAGCCGTTTCTTTCCTTCTGGCGGACAATCTGATTAATCACCCTTGATCTGTTGCGATTGCGAATCTGTTTGTTGTCTAGCAAAATTAGTCCCCTCTGGTTGTCTTCATACGCATTCTCACCTTTCCGTGATCTGGTTGCTGCGGCGTAAACTGTAGCCCCTGCCAAATTTCTTCGCTTGTCCGATTATTGATCGAAATGAACATTTTTTTTTGCTCCCAGAATTGAAATGGATTAATAGCAAACCACGGCCTCATCAAGGGAAATGTGTGTTGTGGTTGATTCCATTTTATGTGCTTATTATTCTGCAAGCTCCAGCCTTTCGGACTTATATATATGCTTGCAGCAAATTAATTTTCGGTTGCTGAAGAAGATTGCTGTATAATGAGAACGCTGTAGATCAGAACATGCCGTGGTCAGCTGTGTAGTCAGAGCCACATCCAGAGTTTGCCAGGCAAATTGACATCAAGATACATCACATGAATAATTATGCTCTTTTTATTGTGGCGATGAGGTGTTCTGTGCATTATACACATGTAGGGTTCCAACACTTGCCACTTAGTTGTCTTATCAAGGCATTCTGTACTATGACTTGTGGATCTCCACAAACTGCTTATCTTTTAATACTAACTATGTGTTGCTGTTGAGTTACATGTTTGTTGTCAAACTATGAACCCTTAGAGTTAGAGGCAGTGTTGGTGAAAGAGTTTGCACTCACCGGATGAGAGATATTATGATAGTCTCGGGGCACCTTGCATCTGCCAATTGCATTAGCTAACAAGGTCAATCGAGCTTCTTCTATAGAAGTATTATCTATGCCCTGGTGGCCGATGGATTTCGTAAGTTGACTTACCAAATTAACTTGTGGCGTGCTATTAATTTTCAAGAATAGTTATCTCAACTGGAGGGTTCATGTAACTTTGTTCCTGTGGTTTTGTAAATGGTAGTTGAACTTAAATTTACTTTTATCTAACTTTTGGTGTAGTCATCTGTGCATAAACAAGCAAACTAGTCTTGATTTTATGCATTTAAATCTATTTACGGATTAAATATATATGATTGTTGTGATGTTTCTTTTTTGGTTAGAAATATTACAACCTCATGATGAATTTTCCATTTATGTCTTTGTTTTCCCTTATCAGGCCGGTAGTTTAACGCAACATTTGCAGAAAGGAGAGCAGTTAAAATTGGTTTGTGTTTGACTAGTGGTTAAGATTTGATGTGCTTATTTCCAGGTGGAGGACATCAAGGAAACTTCTGAAAAGCATTATGCAGCCCTAAATAAGAGGATATCAGCACTGGAAAGCAGAAGAGAACCAGGAACTATCAAAGAGGCATCAGATTAATTCTGAGTTGGGCTTATGTCATGGTTACATCTGCCCATGTGTTTTTGATTGCTGCAGGCGGTATAAACTGCAGCATTTTAAGCTGTACTATTGTGTTGTTGAAATTCTATGAACTCTGAATTTGAATTGTGTTACACTTCTTGTCTATGTCGTCTTTATGAGATGGACAAGATCAAATAAAATACATTTTTTCTTGATAGAATAAGTTATcagatgtgtgcaaagtatctttTTTTTTTGTCTTCGTGACCATTTGCTAAACAACAGTATTGGCACTTGTTAGTCTATGGCTCTGTGCATTGCATTGCTTTTGAGCACTTCGGCAATTTACATGTGAATTTTGTACAATCACGGGTGACTGCAAAGCCTGTAATGAGACGGTTACTTGAACTTCACGCTGGTATTCAATCTGAATGGTGAGACTATCTTCCTAAGTTCACTTCTATGGTCAATGTTGGCTAAGTCCTGGTTATAGGTTGTAGAGTAACTCATGCCTTAGTATTTCTTGTAACCATTCCTCAAATGTGTGCTGGCATCCAGATTTTGCTTGCAGCTGCAAATTCAGGGGCATCTTCAAAGATGGTAAGGGAACAATCTGACATCTCTGGGATGGTGACTATAGTTGTGTCCTTTGTGATCTCCACTGTGAAGAAACAACTTATCACCTATTCAATTGTCCTTTGCTGGAACCATATGGGTATTCATTGGGACCATTCATTGGACTTCTCTATGATCATATCCGCAATGGAGCATTTCGGAAATAAGTTCTTTATGCAAATAATGGTCGTTTCGCCCTGGGAAATTTGGAAGCAAAGGAATGTGGTCATATTCAGAGAATATATTCCTTTTTTTCTCCTCTTGGAGGCTTTGTTTCAAGGACACGTTGAAGCTTCAGCTGCTGAGAGTTGCCCCTGAGCTTAGATCGGAGATATCCTTTTGGCTTGATTCTTTATACtcttccctccctctctctcttccctgCTAGTCCGTCCCTCCCTCGTTTTCTTTCTTTATTGCTGTTTCGCTCTCTTGTATAGTGTTGTTTTTTGTTTTGATTGAATAAAAAGTTTTCAGCTGTAGGGGCTTCCCCTACCGTTTTCCCGGTAAAAAAGAAAAGCCGGCCGTGTTTGCTGCTGCAATGGTGAGCGAACTTGGTTTCTGAAATCTGAAGGCATGGTGAGAACGTATTTTGCGTAACCGGGGTCATTGGCTGATCATCTTGGAGGATGCTAATGGATTAGCGGCCTTCCTGGCTTTCTTGGTCAGCAATAATATCTAACTCTTTGGACTATGAAGTGTCCTGATGCGGCTGACTGGCTGAGTGTTCTCTTACCGATTGCCACACATACGAGTAACAGACAAGGATGAATGGTTTGCCATCTTCGTTGGACTGCGAGGAAACTTGGATTCTGAAGGCTCCACGAGAACATGTCTGCAACGTCAGAGGCATTGACAGATGATTTTGAAGCCTGGCATTCATCATGGCGGTTTGTTGACCGACAATGTTCTTGATGGGCTTTGTGCTCCCTGAAAACAACTTCTGTCAGCCGGTGAAATGCCATCCGGTGCACTTACCTACTGTAGCTGTGCATTCCGGC
This genomic window contains:
- the LOC100276085 gene encoding uncharacterized protein LOC100276085, yielding MGYLWRVRLSSFAAGAATASAAGFFLLYKDHLLARAAIISQVEDIKETSEKHYAALNKRISALESRREPGTIKEASD